The following are encoded in a window of Nibricoccus aquaticus genomic DNA:
- a CDS encoding RsmB/NOP family class I SAM-dependent RNA methyltransferase: protein MSDSATFNNAARVLVTIASDLPADAALRKYFIHARHLGGREKRAISQTVFTYFRWLQWLDTKQSAQKQLEQAWALHERFTKNPSVIKPEALAALAVPEWTRAEIDWPVDTLRQIQRNQSLWLRARPGTAHKLAAQLGDSDVLSHNPAAVGNGHWSHVTAHSDAVRYRGHHDLFVTPQFHEGAFEIQDLASQLVGQAAAPLPGQTWWDTCAGEGGKSLHLADQMANKGVLWASDRSERRIQTLKKRFARAKLFNVRTAPWDGSAKLPTKTKFDGILVDAPCSGTGTWQRNPHARWTASTKDVAELAVIQRSLLDNVAGSLKPGGRLIYAVCTLTKSETTAVANAFTEAHPELEPVPVFPPAQQGATEKLASPACTVGETNIFAETQAFLWPHQLDANGMFIATWRKK from the coding sequence ATGTCCGACTCCGCCACGTTCAACAACGCCGCCCGCGTCCTCGTCACCATCGCTTCCGACCTCCCTGCCGACGCCGCCCTGCGCAAATACTTCATCCACGCCCGCCACCTCGGCGGCCGCGAAAAACGCGCTATCAGCCAGACCGTCTTCACCTACTTCCGCTGGCTCCAATGGCTCGACACCAAGCAGTCCGCCCAGAAACAACTCGAGCAGGCCTGGGCTCTCCACGAGCGCTTCACCAAAAACCCTTCGGTCATCAAACCCGAAGCCCTCGCCGCCCTCGCCGTCCCCGAATGGACCCGCGCCGAGATCGACTGGCCCGTCGACACCCTCCGCCAGATCCAGCGCAACCAATCCCTCTGGCTCCGCGCCCGCCCCGGCACCGCCCACAAACTCGCCGCCCAACTCGGCGACTCCGACGTCCTCAGCCACAATCCCGCCGCCGTCGGCAACGGCCACTGGTCGCACGTCACCGCCCACTCCGACGCCGTCCGCTACCGCGGCCACCACGATCTCTTCGTCACCCCGCAGTTCCACGAAGGCGCCTTCGAAATCCAGGACCTCGCCTCCCAACTCGTCGGCCAAGCCGCAGCCCCGCTCCCCGGCCAGACCTGGTGGGACACCTGCGCCGGTGAAGGCGGCAAATCCCTCCACCTCGCCGATCAGATGGCCAACAAAGGCGTCCTCTGGGCCAGCGACCGCTCCGAGCGCCGTATCCAGACTTTGAAGAAACGCTTCGCCCGCGCCAAACTCTTCAACGTCCGCACCGCCCCGTGGGACGGCTCCGCCAAGCTCCCCACCAAAACCAAATTCGACGGCATCCTCGTCGACGCCCCGTGCAGCGGCACCGGCACCTGGCAGCGCAACCCCCACGCGCGCTGGACCGCCTCCACCAAAGACGTCGCCGAACTCGCCGTCATCCAACGCAGCCTCCTCGACAACGTCGCCGGCTCCCTGAAACCCGGTGGCCGCCTCATCTACGCCGTCTGCACGCTCACCAAAAGCGAGACCACCGCCGTCGCCAACGCCTTCACCGAGGCTCACCCCGAGTTGGAGCCCGTCCCCGTCTTTCCGCCCGCCCAACAAGGCGCCACCGAGAAACTCGCCAGCCCCGCCTGCACCGTCGGCGAAACGAACATCTTCGCCGAAACCCAAGCGTTCCTCTGGCCCCACCAACTCGACGCGAACGGCATGTTCATCGCCACCTGGCGGAAAAAATAA
- a CDS encoding DUF2934 domain-containing protein, with protein MKTSSSNTQVPQRTESFNSPHRETPAEARQPQRPQSIEQAAPMAGAGGSSDSKVSPPRTRTEQMPRTQEQIKTGSKQDVREEVEHEEIARRAHELWEQDGRQDGRDQEHWIEAEKQLRGSAPSRGPADFERGDAHAQARAIKASAEKRANGQTRN; from the coding sequence ATGAAAACCTCATCATCGAACACTCAAGTTCCTCAACGCACCGAGTCCTTTAATTCGCCTCATCGGGAAACTCCGGCCGAAGCGCGCCAGCCGCAGCGGCCTCAATCGATTGAACAGGCTGCACCGATGGCAGGTGCTGGAGGATCAAGCGACTCGAAGGTTTCGCCTCCTCGTACGCGCACTGAGCAGATGCCGCGCACTCAAGAGCAGATTAAAACGGGCTCGAAGCAGGATGTGCGCGAGGAGGTAGAGCATGAAGAGATCGCGCGCCGTGCGCACGAGCTCTGGGAGCAGGACGGACGGCAGGACGGCCGCGATCAAGAGCATTGGATCGAGGCGGAAAAGCAGCTGCGGGGATCGGCTCCTTCTAGAGGCCCGGCTGATTTCGAACGAGGCGACGCACATGCACAGGCTAGGGCGATCAAGGCGTCGGCTGAAAAACGCGCGAATGGACAGACGCGGAACTGA
- a CDS encoding cysteine desulfurase family protein has translation MPYFDHNATAPLAPIARETWLRLSDEAWHNPSSPTRDGARARLRLDAARERTAEFLGCPPARLLFNSGATEGAHTVFDHWARTLPPAARIALNPTEHPAVLEAARRHFPDRIDFLPLTPAGLIRLDALATLFSSDTPPSALAVMAANNETGVLQPWREIAALCAARHIPFLCDATQWLGKLPASGLGATGWLIASAHKFGGPKATGLLVFPDQSESFSAQSGGSQENAHRAGTEDVPSICALAAALADAEQTKVFLEESRLHLRNHFERAIVSAITGSRILCPDADRLWNTISLLLPHVENARWVAKLDKRGFQVSTGSACATGKAGPSHVLTALGLSIDESRRVIRISSGWDTTESDWHALLAALTEVATELIPPANVVKP, from the coding sequence ATGCCTTACTTCGACCACAACGCCACCGCCCCCCTCGCGCCCATCGCGCGCGAGACCTGGCTGCGCCTCTCCGACGAAGCCTGGCACAACCCCTCCAGCCCCACCCGCGACGGCGCCCGTGCCCGCCTCCGCCTCGACGCCGCCCGCGAACGCACCGCCGAGTTCCTCGGCTGCCCCCCCGCCCGCCTCCTCTTCAACTCCGGCGCCACCGAAGGCGCCCACACCGTATTCGATCACTGGGCACGCACCCTCCCGCCCGCCGCCCGCATCGCCCTCAACCCCACCGAACACCCCGCCGTCCTCGAAGCCGCCCGCCGCCACTTCCCCGACCGCATCGACTTCCTCCCCCTCACCCCCGCCGGCCTCATCCGCCTCGACGCCCTCGCCACGCTTTTCTCTTCCGACACACCTCCCTCCGCCCTCGCCGTCATGGCCGCCAATAACGAAACCGGCGTCCTCCAGCCCTGGCGCGAGATCGCCGCACTCTGCGCCGCCCGACACATTCCATTCCTCTGCGACGCCACTCAATGGCTCGGCAAACTCCCCGCCTCCGGCCTCGGCGCCACCGGCTGGCTCATCGCCTCGGCTCATAAATTCGGCGGACCCAAAGCCACCGGCCTCCTCGTCTTCCCCGACCAATCCGAGTCCTTCTCCGCCCAGTCCGGCGGCTCCCAAGAAAACGCCCACCGCGCCGGCACCGAGGACGTCCCCTCCATCTGCGCCCTCGCCGCTGCCCTCGCCGACGCCGAACAAACCAAAGTCTTCCTCGAAGAATCCCGCCTCCATCTCCGCAACCACTTCGAACGCGCCATCGTCTCCGCCATCACCGGCTCCCGTATCCTCTGCCCGGATGCCGACCGACTCTGGAACACCATCTCGCTCCTCCTCCCCCACGTCGAAAACGCCCGCTGGGTCGCCAAGCTCGATAAACGCGGCTTCCAAGTCTCCACCGGCTCCGCCTGCGCCACCGGTAAAGCAGGCCCGTCCCACGTCCTCACCGCCCTCGGCCTCTCCATCGACGAGTCCCGCCGCGTCATCCGCATCAGCTCCGGCTGGGACACCACCGAGTCCGACTGGCACGCCCTCCTCGCCGCCCTCACCGAAGTCGCCACCGAACTCATCCCCCCCGCCAACGTGGTGAAACCCTGA
- a CDS encoding cytochrome C assembly family protein: MPALTDRTWLWFAAVFYFAGLVLGTISVLRQRRHSRAAMYFLISVGFFIQTFGLYLRGLAVKGCPIGNHFEIFQFTAWSATSLYLVIGATFRLSLLGYFTSCLAATLTLLSLAIPSFDAVRRVGTFPNAWIEFHAALAIFSYGVFALLALTATMYLLQIYSLKNHRLRGLFSFLPSILDLDHINLRLLKAGVFLMTASLAVGSVYWLRDTSSVNAPKLIITLAIWLAYAVTFGLRILNRLLAKRLAWTCILLFAAALISLPIVNSSRKPLTPEPAPHTVPRSSESAPATSALLTTRYSLLATSAQ; this comes from the coding sequence ATGCCCGCCCTCACCGACCGCACCTGGCTCTGGTTCGCCGCCGTGTTCTACTTCGCGGGCCTCGTGCTGGGCACCATCTCCGTCCTCCGCCAGCGCCGCCACTCGCGCGCCGCGATGTATTTCCTGATCAGCGTCGGCTTCTTCATCCAGACCTTCGGCCTCTACCTTCGCGGCCTCGCCGTCAAAGGCTGCCCCATCGGCAACCACTTCGAAATTTTCCAATTCACCGCCTGGTCCGCCACCTCCCTCTACCTCGTCATCGGCGCCACCTTCCGCCTCAGCCTCCTCGGCTACTTCACCTCCTGCCTCGCCGCCACGCTCACCCTCCTCTCGCTCGCCATTCCCTCGTTCGATGCCGTCCGCCGCGTCGGCACCTTCCCCAACGCCTGGATCGAGTTCCACGCCGCCCTCGCCATCTTTAGCTACGGCGTCTTCGCCCTCCTCGCGCTCACCGCGACCATGTATCTGCTCCAGATCTACAGCCTGAAAAACCACCGCCTCCGCGGCCTCTTCTCCTTCCTCCCGTCGATCCTCGACCTCGACCACATCAACCTCCGGCTCCTAAAAGCCGGCGTCTTCCTCATGACGGCCTCCCTCGCCGTCGGCTCCGTTTACTGGCTGCGCGACACCAGCTCCGTCAACGCTCCCAAGCTCATCATCACCCTCGCCATCTGGCTCGCCTACGCCGTCACCTTCGGCCTGCGCATCCTCAACCGCCTCCTCGCCAAACGCCTCGCCTGGACCTGCATCCTCCTCTTCGCCGCCGCTCTCATTTCCCTTCCGATCGTCAACTCCAGCCGCAAGCCCCTCACCCCCGAGCCCGCCCCCCACACCGTCCCCCGCTCATCCGAGTCGGCGCCCGCGACCTCCGCCCTACTCACTACTCGCTACTCGCTACTCGCTACTTCCGCCCAATGA
- the hemA gene encoding glutamyl-tRNA reductase, with amino-acid sequence MSDAPQSTPAALFLLGASHHTAPLELREKLALTPDKLAAFQQKLAALPGLREFTVLNTCNRVEFYGIASATDTIARLQAEFCAFQNFPPHAFTQIRQHALGPDALRHLLEVSSGLQSQMLGETEILGQIKDAYADAQTRRTVGPILNRVFQKTFQHAKYIRSHTAITEGQISIANVAVDLAQKIFGDLSSTRILLLGAGDIGEKTAKAFQSRGAASLTVASRTMERAMELAKIFNGAALPFETAPHHFADFDIVVCSTAAPHAVVTRDTVAAAMKKRRAQPLFFIDLAMPRDVEPAVAEVENVFTYNLDDLAKIADENLAAREAAVAKARLLAREKSTALWHQIEPHAPLRSAS; translated from the coding sequence ATGAGCGACGCCCCGCAGTCCACACCGGCGGCGCTGTTTCTCCTCGGCGCCAGCCACCACACCGCGCCGCTTGAGCTCCGCGAAAAACTCGCGCTCACGCCCGACAAACTCGCCGCCTTCCAACAAAAACTCGCCGCCCTCCCCGGCCTCCGCGAGTTCACCGTCCTTAACACCTGCAACCGCGTCGAATTCTACGGCATCGCCTCCGCGACCGACACCATCGCCCGCCTCCAGGCCGAGTTCTGCGCCTTCCAAAATTTTCCGCCCCACGCCTTCACTCAAATCCGTCAGCACGCGCTCGGCCCCGACGCCCTCCGCCACCTCCTCGAAGTTTCCTCCGGCCTCCAATCCCAGATGCTCGGCGAAACCGAAATCCTCGGTCAGATCAAAGACGCCTACGCCGACGCCCAGACCCGCCGCACTGTCGGCCCCATCCTCAACCGCGTCTTCCAAAAAACCTTCCAGCACGCGAAGTACATCCGCTCCCACACCGCCATCACCGAAGGCCAGATCAGCATCGCCAACGTCGCCGTCGACCTCGCCCAAAAAATCTTCGGCGACCTCTCTTCCACCCGCATCCTCCTCCTCGGCGCAGGCGACATCGGCGAGAAAACCGCCAAAGCCTTCCAGAGCCGCGGCGCGGCCTCCCTCACCGTCGCCAGCCGCACGATGGAACGCGCCATGGAGCTCGCCAAAATCTTCAACGGCGCCGCCCTCCCCTTCGAAACCGCCCCGCACCACTTCGCCGACTTCGACATCGTCGTCTGCTCCACCGCCGCCCCCCACGCCGTCGTCACGCGCGACACCGTTGCCGCCGCGATGAAAAAGCGCCGCGCCCAGCCCCTCTTCTTCATCGACCTCGCCATGCCCCGCGACGTCGAACCCGCCGTCGCCGAAGTCGAAAACGTCTTCACCTACAACCTCGACGACCTCGCCAAGATCGCCGACGAAAACCTCGCCGCCCGCGAAGCCGCAGTCGCCAAAGCCCGCCTCCTCGCCCGCGAAAAATCCACCGCCCTCTGGCACCAAATCGAGCCCCACGCCCCGCTCCGCTCCGCCTCCTGA
- the recF gene encoding DNA replication/repair protein RecF (All proteins in this family for which functions are known are DNA-binding proteins that assist the filamentation of RecA onto DNA for the initiation of recombination or recombinational repair.) — MRLRRLTLQHFRNVAFADLALTGDRHFFVGSNAQGKTNLLEAAGFLFALRSFRTADNRALIAHGQPEAAIACELTHERRGDTRVLIKLRPGGKEVTCDGERVPRLADYLGHFPAVVFSSQDQLLVRGSPGARRRWLDLALAATDATYFSTLQAYHRALAGRNALLKRTASASELLAFEHPLATAAASLTSLRAAGIATLSTHVAETYNRLADSAEPAALTYSPDTAPLDAPAWSALFAKNRPRDLVMKTTLAGPHRDDCELTVSGKPARDFASEGQQRSLALALRLAEVEYLATRTGVQPLLLADDVLGELDPARRRRFWTALGENRQVIATGTTLPDASLGTWQIFNVTTGSFAPS, encoded by the coding sequence ATGCGCCTGCGCCGCCTCACCCTCCAGCATTTCCGCAACGTCGCCTTCGCCGACCTCGCGCTCACCGGCGACCGCCACTTCTTCGTCGGCTCCAACGCCCAGGGAAAAACCAACCTCCTCGAAGCCGCCGGCTTTCTCTTCGCCCTTCGCTCCTTCCGCACCGCCGACAACCGCGCCCTCATCGCCCACGGCCAGCCCGAAGCCGCCATCGCCTGCGAGCTCACTCACGAGCGCCGCGGCGACACCCGCGTCCTCATCAAACTCCGTCCCGGCGGCAAGGAAGTCACCTGCGACGGCGAACGCGTCCCCCGCCTCGCCGATTACCTCGGCCACTTCCCCGCCGTCGTTTTCTCCTCTCAAGATCAACTCCTCGTCCGCGGCTCCCCCGGCGCCCGCCGCCGCTGGCTCGACCTCGCCCTCGCCGCGACCGACGCCACTTACTTCTCCACCCTTCAAGCCTACCACCGCGCCCTCGCCGGCCGTAACGCCCTCCTCAAACGCACCGCCTCCGCCTCCGAACTCCTCGCCTTCGAACACCCCCTCGCCACCGCCGCCGCCTCGCTCACCAGCCTCCGCGCCGCCGGTATCGCCACCCTCAGCACCCACGTCGCCGAAACCTACAACCGCCTCGCCGACTCCGCCGAACCCGCCGCCCTCACCTACTCGCCCGACACCGCTCCCCTCGACGCCCCCGCCTGGTCCGCCCTCTTCGCGAAGAATCGCCCCCGCGACCTCGTCATGAAGACCACCCTCGCCGGCCCCCACCGCGACGACTGCGAACTCACCGTATCCGGGAAACCGGCACGCGACTTCGCCTCCGAAGGCCAGCAACGCTCCCTCGCCCTCGCCCTCCGCCTCGCCGAGGTCGAGTACCTCGCCACCCGCACCGGCGTGCAACCGCTCCTCCTCGCCGACGACGTCCTCGGCGAACTCGACCCCGCCCGCCGCCGCCGCTTCTGGACCGCCCTCGGCGAAAATCGCCAGGTCATCGCCACCGGCACCACCCTCCCCGACGCCAGCCTCGGCACCTGGCAAATCTTCAACGTCACCACCGGCTCCTTCGCTCCCTCCTAG
- a CDS encoding class I SAM-dependent methyltransferase, whose product MSAKISAATVRDDFNDPVTVVHYTRAAHFLGLWESERILIERFFPDKTAPLLEAGCGAGRATLGLWHLGYRDLTAFDFAEELLDQARQLATDQGVTAIHFLHADATKLTSVLHDSSSSSVSQPSALNSQPAPAFAGALFLFNGLMQIPGRDHRRAALRELHAVCRTGAPLLFTTHDRDVSPTERALWRLEILRWENGTQDPRLVDFGDRYFEDETGRTFMHLPDRAEILEDLAATGWTHTFDSLRRDIAKESRAVRDFSDECRFWSAVRT is encoded by the coding sequence GTGAGCGCTAAAATCTCCGCCGCCACCGTCCGCGACGACTTCAACGACCCGGTCACCGTCGTCCACTACACCCGCGCCGCACACTTCCTCGGCCTCTGGGAATCCGAGCGCATCCTGATCGAACGTTTCTTCCCCGACAAAACCGCGCCGCTCCTCGAAGCCGGTTGCGGCGCCGGACGCGCCACCCTCGGCCTCTGGCACCTCGGCTATCGCGACCTCACCGCCTTCGACTTCGCCGAAGAACTCCTCGACCAGGCCCGCCAGCTCGCCACCGACCAAGGCGTCACCGCCATCCACTTCCTCCACGCCGACGCCACCAAGCTCACGTCCGTACTGCACGACTCCTCGTCTTCTTCCGTCTCTCAACCCTCAGCTCTCAACTCTCAACCAGCTCCCGCCTTCGCGGGCGCTCTGTTCCTCTTCAACGGCCTCATGCAGATCCCCGGCCGCGACCACCGCCGCGCCGCCCTCCGCGAACTCCACGCTGTCTGCCGCACCGGCGCGCCGCTCCTCTTCACCACGCACGACCGCGATGTCTCGCCCACCGAACGCGCCCTCTGGCGCCTCGAAATACTCCGCTGGGAAAACGGCACGCAAGACCCGCGCCTCGTCGATTTCGGCGACCGCTACTTCGAAGACGAAACCGGCCGCACCTTCATGCACCTCCCCGACCGCGCCGAAATCCTCGAAGACCTCGCCGCCACCGGCTGGACCCACACCTTCGACTCCCTCCGCCGCGACATCGCCAAAGAATCCCGCGCCGTCCGCGACTTCTCCGACGAATGCCGCTTCTGGTCCGCAGTCCGCACCTAA
- a CDS encoding D-sedoheptulose-7-phosphate isomerase, with translation MSLEKSLAATVSVLQSLTTISVEIEQANELISATLKAGGKLLICGNGGSAAEAQHFSTELVGRYFKNRKSLPAISLTADGTLISCICNDYGWESAFSRQVEGLGVAGDLVIVISTSGNSANILAALKAAQAMGLKSVALLGRSGGKAKGMATVDVIVPGESGRAAQEAHLFLIHHFCDKIDAEN, from the coding sequence ATGAGTCTTGAAAAATCCCTGGCCGCGACGGTGAGTGTGTTGCAATCGCTGACGACGATCAGCGTGGAGATCGAGCAGGCGAACGAGTTGATCTCGGCGACGTTGAAGGCGGGCGGGAAGCTGCTGATCTGCGGGAACGGCGGGAGCGCGGCGGAGGCGCAGCATTTTTCCACGGAGCTGGTGGGACGGTATTTTAAGAACAGGAAATCGTTGCCGGCGATTTCGCTGACCGCGGACGGGACGTTGATCTCGTGCATCTGCAATGACTATGGGTGGGAGTCGGCTTTTTCGCGGCAGGTGGAAGGGCTGGGCGTCGCGGGGGATCTGGTGATCGTGATCAGCACGAGCGGGAACTCGGCGAACATCCTGGCGGCGCTCAAGGCGGCGCAGGCGATGGGGCTGAAGAGTGTGGCGCTGCTGGGGCGGAGCGGCGGGAAGGCGAAGGGGATGGCGACGGTGGATGTGATCGTACCCGGTGAGTCAGGGCGGGCGGCGCAGGAGGCGCATTTGTTTTTGATCCATCATTTCTGCGACAAGATCGACGCGGAGAATTGA
- a CDS encoding sulfite exporter TauE/SafE family protein yields the protein MSLVPWQWLLAGLAALIIGFSKTGIGGLSLLAVALFTQIFPGHTKQVSGLILPLLIVGDLVAVGAYRRHIQWKFLWKLFPFTAAGVLLGWFAMGRIDDRQARLLVGTIILAMVALHLHRRSSSKRPPPSSAPAVSDSPALPPSAPDHELWFAATMGILAGFTTLIANAAGPLMAIYLLAMRLPKLEFVGTAAVFFMILNWFKVPFMVDLGLITTDSATFNLLLAPAVLLGAFAGRAVLPRVNQRLFENLALTLSALSGLHMILP from the coding sequence ATGTCCCTCGTCCCCTGGCAATGGCTCCTCGCCGGCCTCGCCGCCCTCATCATCGGTTTCTCCAAAACCGGCATCGGCGGCCTCAGCCTGCTCGCCGTCGCTCTCTTCACACAGATTTTTCCCGGCCACACCAAACAAGTCTCCGGCCTCATCCTCCCGCTCCTCATCGTCGGTGACCTCGTCGCTGTCGGTGCCTACCGCCGCCACATCCAGTGGAAATTCCTCTGGAAACTTTTCCCCTTCACCGCCGCCGGCGTCCTTCTCGGCTGGTTCGCGATGGGCCGCATCGACGACCGCCAGGCCCGCCTCCTCGTCGGCACCATCATCCTCGCGATGGTCGCCCTCCACCTCCACCGCCGCTCCAGCTCAAAACGCCCGCCACCGTCCTCTGCGCCCGCCGTATCCGATTCCCCGGCACTCCCACCCTCCGCCCCCGACCACGAACTCTGGTTCGCCGCGACGATGGGCATCCTCGCCGGCTTCACCACCCTCATCGCCAACGCCGCCGGCCCCCTCATGGCCATCTATCTCCTCGCCATGCGCCTCCCCAAACTGGAATTCGTCGGCACCGCCGCCGTCTTCTTCATGATCTTAAACTGGTTCAAAGTCCCCTTCATGGTCGACCTCGGCCTCATCACGACCGACTCCGCCACCTTCAACCTCCTCCTCGCCCCCGCCGTCCTCCTCGGCGCCTTCGCCGGCCGCGCCGTCCTCCCCCGCGTCAACCAACGCCTCTTCGAAAACCTCGCCCTCACCCTCAGCGCCCTCTCCGGCCTCCACATGATCCTCCCCTGA
- a CDS encoding crossover junction endodeoxyribonuclease RuvC produces MPRQNVRQLWAAKLSGKITAASTATLTATASLKHLTLKATASLSLTRAPFSGRVLGIDPSLRGTGLALIEFTPGRQPILLRCLTVKVPAREPMSVALAEIHRAVTAFVVGQDIRHVALEQTIFVQNFQTAQILGAARGAAIAAAALHEKPIFEYAPLRVKQAVVGAGRASKEQMARTVMSMLGHGRPLAFDEADAAGVALCHAFTWRE; encoded by the coding sequence ATGCCCCGCCAAAACGTCCGCCAGCTCTGGGCCGCCAAACTCTCCGGCAAAATCACCGCCGCCTCCACCGCGACGCTCACCGCCACCGCGTCCCTCAAGCACCTCACCCTTAAAGCCACCGCCTCGCTCTCCCTCACCCGCGCCCCCTTCTCCGGCCGCGTCCTCGGCATCGACCCCAGCCTCCGCGGCACCGGCCTCGCTCTCATCGAATTCACCCCCGGCCGCCAGCCCATCCTCCTGCGCTGCCTCACGGTCAAAGTCCCCGCCCGCGAGCCCATGTCCGTCGCCCTCGCCGAGATCCACCGCGCCGTCACCGCCTTCGTCGTCGGCCAGGACATCCGCCACGTCGCCCTCGAACAGACCATCTTCGTTCAAAACTTCCAGACCGCCCAGATCCTCGGTGCCGCCCGGGGAGCCGCCATCGCCGCCGCCGCCCTCCACGAGAAACCGATTTTCGAATACGCCCCCCTCCGCGTGAAACAAGCCGTCGTCGGCGCCGGCCGCGCCAGCAAAGAGCAGATGGCCCGCACCGTCATGAGCATGCTGGGCCACGGCCGCCCCCTCGCCTTCGACGAAGCCGACGCCGCCGGCGTCGCCCTCTGCCACGCGTTCACCTGGCGCGAGTAG
- a CDS encoding class I SAM-dependent methyltransferase encodes MTSPAKPVQQRVFSRLWRQPWFRRQFYNVLGIFFRGKTQWRMMNCGFVPERPTENWPEEYRAERHSYELYAQLVAGTEIGGREVLEIGAGRGGGARFVHATMGPRRLVALDYAASTVRWCRKKFGRPGLEFVCSDANGMPFGAGTFDVMIAVEVTHCLVEKAAFLREAARVLKRGGRLLIADFFYLRADAMHALEKFERAVEGSEFKIVAVDDWTSGVIAAIEADSARRAAEIQASVPGFLREVSLGFTSTTASSTYVAMSAGRTVYRRYVLERRS; translated from the coding sequence ATGACGAGCCCCGCGAAACCGGTTCAGCAGAGAGTGTTTTCCCGGTTGTGGCGGCAGCCGTGGTTTCGGCGGCAGTTCTATAACGTCCTCGGGATTTTTTTCCGGGGGAAGACGCAGTGGCGGATGATGAATTGCGGGTTCGTGCCGGAGCGGCCGACGGAAAACTGGCCGGAGGAGTATCGGGCGGAGCGGCACTCGTATGAGTTATACGCGCAGCTGGTGGCGGGGACGGAGATCGGCGGGCGCGAGGTGCTGGAGATCGGTGCGGGGCGGGGCGGCGGGGCGCGGTTTGTCCATGCGACGATGGGACCGAGGCGGCTGGTGGCGCTGGATTATGCGGCGAGCACGGTGCGGTGGTGCCGGAAGAAATTCGGGAGGCCGGGGCTGGAGTTTGTGTGCAGCGATGCGAACGGGATGCCGTTTGGGGCGGGGACTTTCGATGTGATGATCGCGGTGGAGGTAACGCACTGTCTGGTGGAGAAGGCGGCGTTTTTGCGCGAGGCGGCGCGGGTGTTGAAGCGGGGAGGGCGGTTGTTGATCGCGGATTTTTTTTATCTGCGGGCGGATGCGATGCACGCGTTGGAGAAGTTCGAGCGGGCGGTCGAAGGATCGGAGTTCAAGATCGTGGCGGTCGATGACTGGACGAGCGGGGTGATCGCGGCGATTGAGGCGGATTCGGCGCGGCGGGCGGCGGAGATCCAGGCGAGCGTGCCGGGGTTTTTGCGAGAGGTGTCGCTGGGGTTTACGAGCACGACGGCGAGTTCGACGTACGTGGCGATGAGCGCGGGGCGGACGGTTTACCGGCGGTATGTGCTGGAGCGGAGAAGTTGA
- a CDS encoding YoaK family protein: MGAFLLTLGAGAVNAIGFLGVHHQGISHLTGTISLVSTRVAAANWEGAVAAGLIVGSFFFGSFLSAVIIRQNTLHMGRRYGVVLVMESALLFGAVYLFEGGTVAGAYLASMACGLQNAMATSYSGAVIRSTHMTGIVTDIGIACGHWVRGHPVDWFRMRLYGVLLGGFALGGVAGAAGYARIGYRTLVFPAVLSGVSGLGYATYKHWQRMKHRAGSAVQ; encoded by the coding sequence ATGGGAGCGTTTTTGCTCACGCTGGGAGCGGGGGCGGTGAATGCGATCGGGTTTCTTGGCGTGCATCACCAGGGGATCTCGCATTTGACAGGGACGATTTCGCTGGTGAGCACGCGGGTGGCGGCGGCGAATTGGGAGGGGGCGGTGGCGGCGGGGTTGATTGTGGGGAGTTTTTTCTTCGGCTCGTTTTTGAGCGCGGTGATCATCCGGCAAAACACGCTGCACATGGGGCGGCGGTATGGCGTGGTGCTGGTGATGGAGTCGGCGTTGTTGTTTGGTGCGGTGTATTTGTTTGAGGGAGGGACGGTGGCGGGGGCTTATCTGGCGTCGATGGCGTGCGGGTTACAGAATGCGATGGCGACGAGCTACAGCGGGGCGGTGATCCGGAGCACACACATGACGGGCATCGTGACGGATATCGGGATCGCGTGCGGGCACTGGGTGCGGGGGCATCCGGTGGACTGGTTTCGGATGCGGCTGTATGGGGTGTTACTCGGGGGATTCGCGCTGGGAGGAGTGGCGGGGGCGGCGGGGTATGCGCGGATCGGGTACCGGACGCTGGTGTTTCCGGCGGTGCTCAGCGGGGTGAGCGGGCTGGGGTACGCGACATATAAGCACTGGCAGCGGATGAAGCACCGCGCTGGGAGCGCGGTGCAGTGA